Below is a genomic region from Streptomyces sp. RPA4-2.
GTGCTGGACGTCGAGCACGGCTCCAGCGAGGACTTCGCCGTCATCCGTGGCGGCGCCGTCCACCTGCGCACCCCCGTGACCGGGCGGCACGACCAGCCCTGGTCCGTTCTCGAAGTGGAGCCGTGGCCGTATTCCTGGCCGCGTCCCGTGGTGCGGAGGGAGCGTGCCACCCTCACCGGCCAGCTGAGCACGCCGAAGGACGTCCTGGTCCGTGACGTCCGGGCCCAGGGCCTGCGGGCCGGTGACCGCGTGGTGTTCTCCCTCGCGGGCGCCTACACCTCGTCCGCCCCGCACCGGGCCCACACGCGCTATCCGGAACCCGGCTTCCACTTCCTGGACGCGGACGCCGACGGCGACCGGTCCCGATGACCGATGACCGTGCGACGGAACACCAGGAGTTGCCGTCGGGGGCATCGCGGCGCATCCTCGGACACGCCTGGCAGGATCGTGCGCCGGACCAGGAGAGTGGCATGACCGTCGAACCGACCGACTTCACGACAGACCTCCCGACCGCCTTCATGAACGACTCCACGGCCGACTCCACGGCCGCCTTCACGGCCGGCGTCATCGACGCCGTGTCCGCCGTGGAGCAGGGCCTGGTCCAGGAGGTCGCCGAGACCGACGACCCCTCCCTGGCAGGGGAGTTCGGCTTCCCGGCCCCCCTCCGGCACGCCCGCTTCGACCTCGTACGGGAGCAGGCATGAGCGCCATGGACACCCCGCTCGACTTCTCGTACGAGACCCGGCCGGGCCGGGTCGTCTTCCGGCCCGGCGCCGCCGTGTCCGCGACCCCCGGCGAGGTCGCCCGGCTCGGTCTGCACCGGGTGCTGGTGGTCTGCGGCAGCCGGGGCGAGGTCACCGCCCGTGCGGTCGCCGACGCGCTGGGCGGCCAGTGCGCGGGGCTGCACGCCGAGGCCCGGATGCACGTACCCGCCGAGGTCGCCGCCCGAGCCGTCGAGGTGGCCCGCGAGATACGGGCCGACGGCTGCGTGGCGGTCGGCGGAGGCTCGGCGATCGGCCTCGGCAAGGCGATCGCGCTGCGTACCGGGCTGCCGCTGATCGCCGTGCCGTCCACCTACTCCGGCTCCGAGATGACCCCGGTGTGGGGTCTGACCGAGGACGGCGCCAAACGCACCGGACGCGACCTCGCCGTTCAGCCCCGAAGCGTCGTCTACGATCCCGAACTCACCCTCGGGCTCCCCGTTCCCCTCTCGGTGACCAGCGGCGTCAACGCCCTCGCGCACGCAGTCGAAGCCCTCTACGCGCCCGACGCCTCGCCCCTCGTCTCGCTCATGGCCGAGGAGGGGGTCCGGGCGATGACGGGCGCCCTGCCGGCCGTGGCCGCCGCCCCCGGCGACCTCGACGCGCGCAGCCGCGCCCTGTACGGCGCGTGGCTGTGCGGTGCCTGCCTCGGCGCCACCACCATGGGCCTGCACCACAAGCTGTGCCATGTCCTCGGCGGCACCTTCGGCCTCCCGCACGCCGAGACGCACACGGTGGTCCTGCCCTACGTCCTCGCCTACAACGCGTCCGCCGCGCCCCGGGCGATCGCCACGCTGTCCCGGGCGCTCGGCACGGACGACGTCCCGCGCGCCCTGCGGGAGCTCGCCAGGGGCCTGGGCGCGCCGAGCACCCTCGCCGAACTCGGCCTGGAGGAGGCCGACTTGGCGGTGGCCGCGGCGCAGGCCGCCGGCCAGGCGTACCCGAACCCCCGCGAGGTCACCGCGCACGGCGTGCTGGGCCTGCTGACAGCGGCGTACGAGGGCTGGGAGCCGCGCGTCGGCTCCTGAGAGCCGGCCCGCAACGACGCCGATCCACGGGCTTCGCGCTCCCTCGCGTGGGTCCCTGCGCCCCCTGCCTGGGACGTACGCGCGGGCCGGGCTATCCTGACGCCGAACCGGACACGGGGTGCCCCGCACGTGGGCTGAGATCACACCCGTCGAACCTGAACCAGTTAGGACTGGCGGAGGGATGTCTCATGTCGTTGCCGTATGCCCGTGGTGAAGTGGCCGTCGGAGGCCCGCAGGGCGTCTTCGACGGGCGGATGCCCGAGGCCCCCGGGGATCTGCGCGTCGAGGCGCGCGGCATCGCCCCGGTGCCGGAGGACCACCGCTACGGCGGCCCCGGCCGCCTCTTCACCGTGTGGTTCGCCCCCAACCTGACGATGACCGGCGTCTTCACCGGTACCGTCGGCGTCGCGCTCGGCCTGGACTTCGCCACCGCGCTGACCGCCGTCGTGCTGGGCACCCTGCTGGGCGCGGTGCCGACGGCGTACCTCGGCACCTGGGGCAGCCAGACCGGCGCCGGACAGCTGCCGCTCGCCCGGCTCGCGTTCGGACGGGCCGTGCTGGTGCCGGGTGCGCTGCAGTGGCTGTCGTCGATCGCCTGGGACGCGCTGATCGGCCTGTTCGGCGGGGACGCGCTGGCGCAGTTGTGCGGCTGGCCGTTCTGGCTGGGTGTGCTGGTCATGATGGGCGCGCAGGGAGCGCTCGGCGTCCTCGGGTACGAGGTGATCCACCGGCTCCAGACCGTGATGACGTTCGCCCTCGCCGCCGCCTTCGCCGCGCTGACGGTGAAGCTCCTGAACGGCGACCACCCCGCCGCCACCGCCTCCGCGCACGGCGCCGACCGGGCCGGGGCCTTCGTCCTGACCTGCACCATCGCCCTCAGCCTGGCGCTGTCCTGGGCCCCCTACGCCAGCGACTTCAGCCGCTATCTGCCGCGTACGGCGTCCCGACCGCGGATGTTCTGGTGCACGCTCGCCGGTGTCAGCGTGTCCTTCGTGGCCGTCCAGGCGCTCGGCCTGTGGGGCGCCTCCGTCTTCACCGACCAGACCGCCCGCGGCGTCGACACCCTGCTCGGCGGCGGTGTCCTCGGCGCCTTCGGGCTGCTCGCCGTGGCCCTGGCCGCCCTGAGCAGCAACGCCATGAACGACTACAGCGGCTCACTCGCCCTGCAGACCATGGGCGTACGCCTGCCGCGTCCGGCCGCCGCCGCGCTGGCGGCCGTACTCGGCTTTCCGCTCGTGCTGTGGATGCACGCCGCCGACACCACGACCCGGTTCCAGAACGTGCTGCTGCTCGTCGGCTACTGGATCCCCGGGTTCGTCGCGATCGTCGCCGTCGACTGGCTCGTCCGGGCCAGGGCGCGCGCCGGCGCGCCGGTGGATCTGTCCGCCGAGAGCGCCCGCCCGCAGCCGTGGTGGCCCGCGCTGGTGGCGTTCGTCGGCGCCTTCGCCGCGGCGGTGCCGTTCATGAGCACCAGCCTGTACGTCGGTCCGGTCGCCCGGGCCCTGCACGGTGCGGATCTCGCCTACGGGGTGGCGTTCCTCGCGGCCCTCGTGGTGTACGCGCCGCTGCGGCTGCGCCGCTGACCACGGCCGCCGCCCGTCACGGGCCCGGTCGCCCCGCACCCCCGCCCGCCACTTCTCACCCGTCTCGCCTCTCGTACGGAGCGAACCCGCCATGTCCTCGAACACCCCCGCCGCCCCGCCCCGCGTCCTGACCGTCGCCGGATCGGACTCGGGCGGCGGCGCCGGCATCCAGGCCGACCTCAAGACCATGCTGGCGCTCGGGGCGCACGGGATGAGCGTGTTGACCGCGGTCACCGCGCAGAACTCCCTCGGTGTGCAGGGAGCCTGGGAACTTCCGGCCGAGGCGGTGCGCGCGCAGTACCGCAGCGTGGTGGACGACATCGGGGTGCAGGCGGTGAAGACCGGCATGCTCGGCTCCGCGCTGCTCGTCGAGACCGTCGCCGAGCTGCTGTCGGACGTCGCCGCGCCCGTGGTGGTGGATCCGGTGAGCGTCTCCAAGCACGGTGACCGGCTGCTGGCCGACGACGCGCTGGACGCCGTACGGACCGCGCTGCTGCCGGTCGCGACGGTGGCGACGCCGAATCTCGACGAGACCGCCGAGCTCACGGGGATCGAAGTGACGGGGGAGCGGGACATGTGCCGGGCCGCGGAACGGCTGCTGTCCTACGGTCCCCGCTGGGTCCTGGTGAAGGGCGGCCATCTGCCCGGCGAGGCCGTCGACCTGCTGACCGACGGCACCGAACAGCTCTGGTTGCGGGCCCCGCGCCACGACAACCGGCACACCCACGGCACCGGCTGCACCCTGGCCTCGGCGATCGCGGTGGAACTGGCGCGCGGGCGGGCGGTGCCGGAGGCGGTGCGGCGGGCCAAGGAGTACGTCACGGGCGCGATCGCGGCGGGCTTCCCGCTCGGTTCCGGACTCGGACCGGTCGACCACGGCTGGCGGATGCGCGCGGGGCGCTGAACGTCCTGGGGTCCGTGGGCCTACCGGGTCCGTCGTCCTCCCGGCGCCGGTCCTACCGGGTTCCCACGGTGCGCAGTGTCGCCAGGACCAGCGCCTGGGCGACGGCGACCGTCTCCGCGAGGGACACGTGCTCGTCGGGGCCGTGGGCCAGGCGTACGTCCCCGGGGCCGTACTGGAGTGTGGCTATGCCCGCCCCGGCGTAGAGCCGCAGGTCGCTCCCGTAGGGGGCGCCGCGCTCCCGGGCCGAGGGCGCGCCCGTGACGTCGGCGTGCGCGGTGCCGACCGTCTCGCGCAGGGGATGGCCGGCCGGGAGCCGTCCGCTGGCGAACTGGCCGCCGGGCCAGGAGACGACCGCGGGATGCCCGCGCAGCCACGGATCGGCCGCGCACGCCTCCGCCACACAGCGTTCGAACGCGGCGCGTGCCGCGGCCGGGTCCTCGCCGAGTTGCAGCCCGAGCCGGCCGTCGGCGACGAGCAGCCCCGGCACGCTGCTGGCCCAGTCCCCGGCCTGGAGCATTCCGACGGAGACGCTGTACGGGAAGGGGTACTCGGCCATCAGCGGATCGGGCGTCTCGCTGCGGGTTGCCTCCAGCCGGGCCAGGGCGGCGGCGATGGGGGCGTAGGCGTCGATGGCGCTCACCCCGGCGTCACGGGTGCTCGCGTGGGTGGACCGGCCCGGCACGGTGATCCGGAAGGTCAGGGCGCCGGCGTTCGCGGTGACCAGCGTGCCGCCGGTCGGTTCGCTGATGACGCAGGCGTCGCCGGTGTGGCCACGGCGCAGGGTCCCGAAGGCCCCGATCCCGCCGTCCTCCTCGCCGACCACGAAGTGGCCCGCCACGCTGCCGCGCAGCCGTACCCCGGAGGCTCGGATGGCGGCGAGCGCGGCGACGTTGGCGACGACCCCGGCCTTCATGTCACAGGCGCCCCGGCCGTGCACGACGTCTCCGCGGAGGCTCGGTACGAAGGGGGCGCCCGCCCACTGCGCGAGGTCACCGGGCGGCACGACGTCGACATGACCCTGGAGGATCATGGTCGGACCGTCC
It encodes:
- a CDS encoding maleylacetate reductase, which produces MDTPLDFSYETRPGRVVFRPGAAVSATPGEVARLGLHRVLVVCGSRGEVTARAVADALGGQCAGLHAEARMHVPAEVAARAVEVAREIRADGCVAVGGGSAIGLGKAIALRTGLPLIAVPSTYSGSEMTPVWGLTEDGAKRTGRDLAVQPRSVVYDPELTLGLPVPLSVTSGVNALAHAVEALYAPDASPLVSLMAEEGVRAMTGALPAVAAAPGDLDARSRALYGAWLCGACLGATTMGLHHKLCHVLGGTFGLPHAETHTVVLPYVLAYNASAAPRAIATLSRALGTDDVPRALRELARGLGAPSTLAELGLEEADLAVAAAQAAGQAYPNPREVTAHGVLGLLTAAYEGWEPRVGS
- a CDS encoding cytosine permease — encoded protein: MSLPYARGEVAVGGPQGVFDGRMPEAPGDLRVEARGIAPVPEDHRYGGPGRLFTVWFAPNLTMTGVFTGTVGVALGLDFATALTAVVLGTLLGAVPTAYLGTWGSQTGAGQLPLARLAFGRAVLVPGALQWLSSIAWDALIGLFGGDALAQLCGWPFWLGVLVMMGAQGALGVLGYEVIHRLQTVMTFALAAAFAALTVKLLNGDHPAATASAHGADRAGAFVLTCTIALSLALSWAPYASDFSRYLPRTASRPRMFWCTLAGVSVSFVAVQALGLWGASVFTDQTARGVDTLLGGGVLGAFGLLAVALAALSSNAMNDYSGSLALQTMGVRLPRPAAAALAAVLGFPLVLWMHAADTTTRFQNVLLLVGYWIPGFVAIVAVDWLVRARARAGAPVDLSAESARPQPWWPALVAFVGAFAAAVPFMSTSLYVGPVARALHGADLAYGVAFLAALVVYAPLRLRR
- the thiD gene encoding bifunctional hydroxymethylpyrimidine kinase/phosphomethylpyrimidine kinase, which codes for MSSNTPAAPPRVLTVAGSDSGGGAGIQADLKTMLALGAHGMSVLTAVTAQNSLGVQGAWELPAEAVRAQYRSVVDDIGVQAVKTGMLGSALLVETVAELLSDVAAPVVVDPVSVSKHGDRLLADDALDAVRTALLPVATVATPNLDETAELTGIEVTGERDMCRAAERLLSYGPRWVLVKGGHLPGEAVDLLTDGTEQLWLRAPRHDNRHTHGTGCTLASAIAVELARGRAVPEAVRRAKEYVTGAIAAGFPLGSGLGPVDHGWRMRAGR
- a CDS encoding ArgE/DapE family deacylase, yielding MRAVLSAEESAAVEAVDETAVATMLLDTLAVPSVTGSAAESELQHRLARDLGRSGLDIDLWSMDLPALRAEPGFPGMEVPRDEAWGLVATLPGAEDGPTMILQGHVDVVPPGDLAQWAGAPFVPSLRGDVVHGRGACDMKAGVVANVAALAAIRASGVRLRGSVAGHFVVGEEDGGIGAFGTLRRGHTGDACVISEPTGGTLVTANAGALTFRITVPGRSTHASTRDAGVSAIDAYAPIAAALARLEATRSETPDPLMAEYPFPYSVSVGMLQAGDWASSVPGLLVADGRLGLQLGEDPAAARAAFERCVAEACAADPWLRGHPAVVSWPGGQFASGRLPAGHPLRETVGTAHADVTGAPSARERGAPYGSDLRLYAGAGIATLQYGPGDVRLAHGPDEHVSLAETVAVAQALVLATLRTVGTR